Below is a window of Leguminivora glycinivorella isolate SPB_JAAS2020 chromosome 11, LegGlyc_1.1, whole genome shotgun sequence DNA.
ctgtttgtcttgtttacatttaagattacgttatatgcttacataagagcaagcttaaatattaattaattaaagccacttggtaggttttcattttcatacataataaatgaaagaataaatgtgaaaaccttaagaataacataataatgcttgaccagaaatatatggctaagcgtcgtgttgctgaatttcatcagaactattgtcccggatccgtaagttcacatttttgacacatttgttttgaagtacatatgttgcaatgtggctaaggcgtatcgtttgccaaatctaacgattaatttcgaattggttgaatcgattaggccctatggacaaggaggcgcttaaacaaatatacgatttctatcaacttactgaaatgtcatttgaatcgaaattacactctgccacagcactagtttaaaaataaaaattaatgataaatggtttaataagtaaatcttgcgttataaattaatatcgtaaaatacttactaacgaagatccgcaaaaatgtaacatgttttagattatgtttaaagtaagggaaatattatttttctactcgtcgattgtaatctgtcaattaggacaccacagactaaactataagtgctaacttttcagtgttggatactctatggcagttccgactcaactataataatatatgtacttaatctcattatagttgactttaagttaactgtaataatttcaaaaatagaacatcatacaatttatatagtaatttgcgatacctggcaaatttttctgcatctgaaatacattttttttatttgtggcgttatcggccaatcagagacggttgttacaaacaattggttactaggtaattcgatgttgatacaacggtgaacgacgctattaacattaatttaaacttgcatgaatgatgatatttccgtccattgatgatgaagatgatgactcgtagaaaaagtattgtatacaatagtgatataattaagtttttcactctcgtaccgtactgttaggccactcagcaaagcttcgtggcctaaacatggtactcgactgaaaagctttgtattatatcgcgattgtataaaatactattttaagtacttgatttttttaaccattattacaggattttacgttttgtggacgctgtcatgtgtgaaaaagaggttcttacacttcttacagctctgggacaatagttactccatactatactaaactgtcaccacatacagttttaagttagtgtcaagtatttgaggattctgacggcacatgtcaaaaaataaacaatattaagacgTAACGTAACACAGGTTGACATTTACCATACAGGTATATAGATAGTGTAAGGCATCGGACAGTTTGCTAGTTTTGATTTCAATTAAATCGGAAACAGAATAACGCCGTAAATCACTTaatcttctcttataaaataaactcccggggagccgcgtctgtctgtgtgttcgtgataaactcaaaaactgaacgggttttcatatggttttcacttatgaatagagtaattcttgaggaaagttcaggtatataatttgttaaagttttgtttgaattggttgaaatatgacgatattttctaatcgagttggacaaaatcccgctggctgagagctttaatcgaaaacgctgccgaaaccgtttgagatatatcaaaataatgtattggaaaattgtgtctctctaataggtctacaaaaaagtccgcgatggcatatgtctatcttttacggataacttattataacaatttttatcataatccccgtgcgtagccggggagggccgctagttatatgtattgtataaaaatcgaagcaaaacataaatataagtttaattcatatgtaaaaaaaatttcgtccagtattaagtgataattcaataatagtcatgatttggttttctcccgggcgagttaaatctacaaaacgtacgataagtactctgcacacgaacttagttcgggcggcggcgtgtcacggcccgcggcgtgtcacgtgaatccgggcgctaaggcaagtacgtacgtacgtgcgtacgaggtacgtaccttgccgtgttcgtgaaattcgtgatcttagtaccgccggtgttaagatcacgtagctacggttcggcgtgaatcacgtgtatccagagccctagttctcgtaccatctaaatgggctaTGGAgtaaagtattttaaattttccaaAGTAGTAGTTATCACTATGCCTGCTGCACTAAGTACCTGCAAAGTATTCACAGTTTTAAGACAAAGCCCAAGCAGTACTAAGTACTAACTTAACCAAGAAGAATTGAAACTTAACAAGAGCTGCTTGCCAATTCATATTGCATCTGTTCacgaataatagttatttgttatacaggggtgcaaagttgtattttaacgccgagtgtggaatagaaaaacgagcaagtgaaaggattctatagttgaaccacgagcgaagcgagagagagagaacttggcgagtttttcaagaCACAAgatgtaaaatatatattttcacccgtgtgtaacacaaaacttttctcctcactatagcgagaaagtacaacgcaaaaaacgcgattaccactgtttccagtagttccacaggtggtaaatcatcttcatcactagattcatccacttttatcaattttaaagcagaaaatttgactatattcaaggtgaaataactttatccactagtggataaaatgcgtttttactcgctggcaataaaacaataaaatacgtgtttccgagctagtgaggggaaaaatatattatattatattctaaGAGCTCATGGTAGAGGTTCAGGATGGCCGAGCTTTTTGCGTTCGACTTTAATGGGCCCACGTGTGAGAGCAAAAGCTTGTTGGCGGTTTAGATACCTCCTAAGCTAGAAACGTCCAGCTAGTCGTAAGCTAAAAAGTTAGCAGATAGATCATATGCATTGACTTCCTCACTCACTGTGCTCTTTATATTAATGTTTAGCACTTTTCTTTTCACCACTTTTAGGGCTTGctatctgatatttttttccaatcgcttttcggtgaaggaaaacatcgtgagaaagcCGGACTAAATGGACTTGTGGGCTACCTTCCCACTTACACCTAAACTtacatttatatacattttatacacataTATACATTGACTTACATCactaaacaaacaaacacaatattatattacatctacatatttataatatacacgTTAAGTTTATGTATCGTCCGTCAATAATTTGCCGTACCAACAGGTCGTTGTGTGCTATGCAAACGCGCACCGCGATAGCAGTTCTTTGTCCGCGGCGCCCGGTTTCGAGGCGTCCAGTACCGGCCGGCAAGCGCCGCGCCCCACCTCAGTCGATGCACGATACTGACGCGAAACGCATGTCGCTTATGACCGCTAGACGCATTACGATCGCTATCGCTTTGCCTTTGTTTAAACTGTATTTTCTATTTCTTCCGTACTGTTACCTTCTGTGTTTCTATCTTCTGAACTTTGGACATTCCTTCTGTGTTGTAAACATATTTatagacattataatatttattggagAAAGTGGATGTTTGCATTTTGTGGCTGACCTACGTCACGCACCCTGCCTGCAACTCCACACTGGTGACCCCTGAAGAACACAGGACCAAAGGATATTTACCAGAAAACCGTACGTAGAAGTGTCCAGAAAAATAGATAACAAAAGTACCGTTATGCCGCCCGTCACAGAAGTACCGGCTGGAGTGCCTGTTTCCACTGCACCATCCGTCACTACTGCTCCGCTCGGTTCCACAACATCGACGACGGACTCATCCGATGTTTGTAAGGTCGGAATGCGACTCCCACCTTTTTGGCCAGAGGACCCGGAGATTTGGTTCTCACAGGTTGAGAGTTCGTTTGACGTGGCCGGCATCAACACGGATCTGACCAAGTACAATTATATCGTCAGTCAGTTAGATCGGCAATATGCGAAGGAGGTCAGGGATGTTATCACCAACCCACCGGCAACTGATAGGTACAAAAAGCTGAAAAGTGAACTCATCAGTAGGCTGAGCAACACGACCGAGAAACAAATCCAGCAACTTCTGCACCATGAAGAGCTGGGTGAGCGTAAGCCTTCGCAGTTTCTGCGTCACCTGCAGGCCTTGGCAGCGAATCGTATATCGGACGACGTTTTACGCACTGTCCTCGCAGGTCACCCAGATGCTTCTATGGACATTATCGCTGACCTTGCTGACAGAGTCTACGATATCGGCCCACGCTGCGCTTGTTCATCGCACGTCGCTTCCGCCAGCTCCGAGCAACCAGGCTCCAGTAATGACGCCTTGGCGAGGGAGATAGCTGCACTCAGGAGAGAGGTTCGCGACTTGAAGATGGACCGTGGTGGGGGAAGATCCCGCCCAAGGGATCGTAGCCGCTCCAGGAGGCAGAGCCGTTCCAGCACCAGATCCCAGTCCAGCTACAGAAAATTTCCCGTCTGCTGGTACCATTCCAGACATGGGGAGAACGCTAGCAAGTGCTTGCAACCCTGCGACTACAACAAGTCGGGAAATGCCACGGGCAGTCGGTAATGGCGACTCCTGACCGCCCTGTCACTTCGCGTCGCCTGTTTGTCACCGACAGAAGGTCGAAGCTGCAGTTCTTGGTCGACACCGGTAGCGACCTCTGCGTCTTCCCCAAGTCGTTACTACGCGAGCGTCGAGCGCCGACGGGGTACAACCTCTCCGCAGCCAATGGGACGCCGATCGAAACCTTCGGTTACGCGCATCTCAACCTGGACCTAGGACTCCGGCGCGACTTTCCATGGCGTTTTGTGGTAGCTACGGTTACAAAACCGATTATAGGTGCAGACTTTTTAGCGCACTATAGTATTATTGTAGATTGTGGTGGTAAAAGGCTAGGTCGTATTATAGATAACACTACTAGCTTATTTTCCAATGCCATTGTAGCTACTAATAGTGATGATATATTTTCAGTTAAGGTCATGAACGGCAGCGATTCTTGCTACCATCAAATTTTATCACATATATCCTGAAATCACACGACCTGCTGGTATTCAACGCACTATACCTCACAACACACAACACCACATTCGCACCACTCCAGGTCCCACAGTATCTTGCGCTCCGAGACGTCTTGCCCCAGACAAGCTGAAGTTGGCGAGACAGGAGTTTGAAGGTATGTTGGCTAGCGGCACAGCACGACCATCGGAGAGCCCTTGGTCTTCACCACTGCATCTGGCGCCTAAAAAAGATAATGGGTGGCGCCCCTGTGGTGATTACCGTCAGCTCAACGCTCGGACGATCCCCGACAAGTACCCAATCAGGCATTTGCATGATTTTACACACAGCATATCTGGTTGTAAGGTCTTTAGTACGATTGATTTAGTAAAGGCTTACAACCAGATACCTGTATGTCCTGAGGACATACCGAAGACGGCCATCACGACGCCCTTCGGTATGTTCGAATTTCCATTTATGACCTTTGGACTCCGGAATGCAGGTCAGACCTTTCAAAGGTTTGTGGACGAGCTGACACGCGGGCTGGACTTCGTCTACTGCTACCTGGACGACTTTCTAGTTTTTTCTAGGGACGAAGAGCAGCACAAACAGCACCTGCGTGAAGTTTTTACCAGACTCCGGGACTACGGCATGGTGATCAACGTGTCTAAATGCGTCTTTGGGGCTCCCCAGGTAACTTTTTTAGGTTACCTGATTTCGGAGAGCGGCACCAAACCCTTAGACACCAAAGTCCAAGCCATACGTGACTTTCCACCACCCAAGGACGTCAAGCAGTTGAGGAAATTTTTGGGTATGGCCAATTTTTACAGGCGATTCCTGCCGCATGCCGCCCAAATCCAAGCACCTCTCAACGCTCTCCTGGGTGGAGCAGTCAAAGGTTCCAAACCAATCAACCTGACCGGCGATGCTCTGAAGGCTTTCAACGAGACCAAGGAAAGCCTATCCAACGCAGCGTTACTTGCTCATCCCGATTGTCGGGCTAAGCTGGCGTTGGTTACAGATGCATCAGACGTAGCACTGGGTGCAGTACTGCAGCAGCAGCTGCAGGACCAGGTATGGCAGCCATTGGCTTTCTTTTCCCGGAAACTCAGTCCGTCCCAGACCAAATACTCACCGTATGATCGTGAACTGCTCGCGATCTACGAAAGTATCAAATACTTCCGACACATGCTAGAGGCGAGGCACTTCACGATCTATACTGATCATAAGCCGATCAGTTTTGCTTTCCACGAGAGGAAGCATAACTGTTCGCCTAGGCAGTTTAGGCACCTAGATTATATATCCCAGTTCACGACCGATATAAGGCATATATCCGGCAAAGATAATGTTGTGGCCGACACCTTATCTCGGATCGAGGAACTGGCGATACCTTTCGATCTGGCCGATCTGGCTAGAGCTCAAGTGTCCGATCCAGAGCTCGCCGAGTACTTGACCTCGTCCTCCCTGCGCTTGGTAAGGATGCCATTTCCGGGTAGTCCAGAGCCTTTGTACTGCGACGTCAGTACGCCGACTCCCCGACCGTTCGTTACCAAGCAGCATCGAAAAGCCGTTTTTGAGAGTCTCCACTCCTTAAGTCACCCTGGACCCAACCCAAGCGCCAAACTGGTAGCACAGCGATTTGTATGGCCCAGCGTGAGGAAGGACTGCAGAGACTGGGCACGAGCTTGCGTGCCATGTCAACGGTCGAAGGTGAGCCGTCATGTGTCTGCACCCCTGGGCACATTTGAATTACCTCGGGCTCGCTTTCAACAGGTACACATTGACCTAATCGGTCCTCTCCCCGTTTCTCAAGGCTTCCGCTATTGCTTGACGGCTATAGATCGCTTTACGCGATGGCCAGAAGTCGTACCAATAGCGGATATCACGGCAGAGACGGTGGCTAAGGCTTTGTTGACTGGCTGGATATCCAGGTTTGGCTGTCCCGTAGATATTGTCACAGATCGTGGTCGACAATTCGAGTCCGCACTGTTTCAATATCTATCCAAGGCCATTGGATTCCAGCATAGGCGCACCACAGCGTACCATCCAGCATGTAATGGGATCGTGGAACGCTTCCACAGGCATCTCAAGGCCGCCATTACATGCCACGCTGATGCCAACTGGTCCGAGATATTGCCACAAGTGCTACTTGGCATACGCAGTGCCTTTAAAGAGGACTTACAAGCGTCCTCAGCCGAGCTGCTATATGGCGAGCCACTGCGACTTCCAGGCGAATTTTTTGATCCTAGCTTGCCTGGTTCCACGGATATAACCGAATTTACCGCGCGACTACGATCATTCGCCTCGAAGTTAAAGCCTACGCCAGCTTCTCGCCATAGCAAAGACAGAATCTTTGTGTTCAAAGAGTTAGCGACAGCTGATTACGTCTTCCTTCGTGAAGATGCAGCACGCGCTCCTCTGACACCTGTATACTCAGGTCCACACAAAGTTCTGGAGAGAAGTGACAAAGTTTTTAAACTCCTCATAAAGGGCAAACCAGTTACTGTGACCATTGACCGGTTAAAACC
It encodes the following:
- the LOC125231345 gene encoding uncharacterized protein LOC125231345, with translation MPPVTEVPAGVPVSTAPSVTTAPLGSTTSTTDSSDVCKVGMRLPPFWPEDPEIWFSQVESSFDVAGINTDLTKYNYIVSQLDRQYAKEVRDVITNPPATDRYKKLKSELISRLSNTTEKQIQQLLHHEELGERKPSQFLRHLQALAANRISDDVLRTVLAGHPDASMDIIADLADRVYDIGPRCACSSHVASASSEQPGSSNDALAREIAALRREVRDLKMDRGGGRSRPRDRSRSRRQSRSSTRSQSSYRKFPVCWYHSRHGENASKCLQPCDYNKSGNATGSR